A single window of Chloracidobacterium thermophilum B DNA harbors:
- a CDS encoding heme ABC transporter ATP-binding protein, whose product MMLEARQVGVVLGGKVLLDNISLTLLPGQVTALLGPNGAGKSTLLKVLTGDVTPTYGAVYLDGRPLEGWSLVERARRRAVVPQESSLAFPFTAFEVVLLGRAPHVALRETPQDVAIAQQAMAQTRVDHLAARAYPSLSGGERQRVQFSRALAQIWEALPDGSARWLLLDEPTSSLDLAHQYEAMAVARQLAQEGVGVVVVVHDLNLAAYVADDIVLLDRGRITAEGRPEDVLTAERIRAVFGLDVVVTPHPHHGRPCVVPLPPSRPGSEGRRERPMSSPILRFRLVSR is encoded by the coding sequence ATGATGCTTGAAGCGCGTCAGGTTGGCGTCGTTCTGGGCGGCAAAGTCCTGCTGGACAACATTTCGCTGACCCTGCTGCCCGGTCAGGTCACGGCCCTGCTGGGGCCGAATGGAGCGGGGAAGTCCACGTTGCTCAAGGTGCTGACCGGCGATGTGACGCCGACCTACGGCGCGGTGTATCTCGATGGCCGCCCGCTGGAGGGGTGGTCGCTCGTGGAGCGGGCACGGCGGCGGGCCGTGGTGCCCCAGGAATCCTCCCTGGCTTTTCCGTTCACGGCCTTTGAGGTTGTTCTGCTGGGGCGCGCGCCGCACGTGGCTCTGCGTGAAACACCGCAGGATGTCGCCATTGCCCAGCAGGCCATGGCGCAGACCCGTGTTGACCATCTGGCTGCGCGGGCCTATCCGTCACTTTCCGGCGGTGAACGCCAGCGCGTGCAGTTTTCCCGCGCCCTGGCCCAGATTTGGGAAGCCCTGCCCGATGGGTCCGCACGGTGGCTGCTGCTCGACGAGCCAACTTCCAGCCTCGATCTGGCGCACCAGTACGAAGCGATGGCCGTGGCGCGGCAGCTTGCCCAGGAGGGCGTCGGCGTCGTGGTGGTCGTGCATGACCTCAACCTGGCGGCTTACGTGGCCGATGACATTGTGCTGCTTGACCGGGGACGCATCACGGCGGAAGGCCGCCCGGAAGACGTGCTCACGGCGGAGCGCATCCGGGCCGTATTCGGGCTGGATGTCGTCGTGACGCCACACCCGCATCACGGCCGGCCCTGTGTCGTGCCGCTTCCGCCGTCCCGGCCGGGCAGTGAAGGGCGGCGGGAACGCCCGATGTCCTCACCGATCCTGCGTTTCCGCCTGGTTTCACGGTAG
- a CDS encoding FecCD family ABC transporter permease — protein sequence MAAVNILATRPQALRLPGHWLIGGLAGVLCGIVLLAVGIGAVAITPAQSLSILAELIGLDVGVPFTEQQQAVLLTIRLPRVLFGALVGAGLAMAGAAMQGVFRNPLADPGIIGVSSGAALAAVLCIRTNGWLFGKAGGTLAVYQLPLAAFLGGSLVAFIVYRLARREGTLSVGLLLLAGIALAMLAEALRGALIFAATDDQLRSVTFWSLGSLGAASWVNLSIVAVLAVPAMVWLGRLARPLDALLLGEAEARHLGFDVTTVTRLAMLAATLIVGAAVAFAGIIGFIGLVAPHLIRLAAGPGHRTLLPGSALLGACLVVLADLLARTIVSPAEMPLGVVTASLGAPCFLWLLLRERGFRS from the coding sequence ATGGCGGCTGTGAACATCCTGGCGACCCGTCCGCAAGCCCTTCGACTTCCCGGCCACTGGCTGATTGGTGGCCTGGCTGGCGTACTGTGCGGTATCGTGTTGTTGGCCGTGGGCATTGGCGCCGTGGCCATCACACCGGCGCAAAGCCTTTCCATTCTGGCTGAGTTGATTGGACTGGACGTTGGCGTGCCCTTTACCGAACAGCAACAGGCGGTGCTGCTCACGATTCGTCTGCCACGGGTGCTGTTTGGCGCGCTGGTCGGGGCCGGCCTCGCCATGGCCGGCGCGGCGATGCAGGGCGTTTTTCGCAATCCCCTGGCTGACCCCGGCATCATCGGGGTTTCGAGCGGCGCGGCGCTGGCTGCCGTGCTGTGCATTCGCACCAACGGGTGGTTGTTTGGCAAGGCTGGCGGGACGCTGGCCGTCTATCAGTTGCCCCTTGCGGCGTTTCTTGGCGGAAGTCTGGTGGCTTTCATCGTCTATCGCCTGGCACGCCGCGAAGGAACGCTGTCGGTCGGTCTGTTGCTGCTGGCCGGCATTGCCCTGGCGATGCTGGCGGAGGCGTTGCGGGGAGCGCTCATTTTTGCCGCCACAGATGACCAACTGCGGAGCGTGACCTTCTGGAGTCTGGGGAGTCTGGGAGCCGCTTCGTGGGTGAATCTCTCGATTGTCGCTGTGCTGGCTGTCCCGGCTATGGTCTGGCTGGGACGCCTGGCGCGCCCGCTCGATGCCCTGTTGCTGGGCGAGGCCGAAGCCCGGCATCTTGGCTTCGATGTCACCACGGTCACACGCCTGGCAATGCTGGCCGCGACGCTCATCGTCGGCGCCGCCGTGGCTTTTGCCGGCATCATCGGGTTTATCGGTCTCGTGGCGCCCCATCTCATCCGGCTTGCCGCCGGCCCGGGCCACCGGACGCTGCTTCCGGGGTCGGCCCTGCTCGGAGCATGTCTGGTCGTGCTGGCGGATTTGCTGGCCCGGACCATCGTCAGTCCGGCTGAAATGCCCTTGGGGGTTGTCACAGCCAGCCTGGGTGCGCCGTGTTTTCTGTGGCTGTTGTTACGGGAGCGGGGGTTTCGGTCATGA
- a CDS encoding heme/hemin ABC transporter substrate-binding protein — translation MTLRRWCAVVGLVSLGLGILGAGSGCRRDVTTQAAVRTVTDAAGQPVAIRDVSRVVAAGGSVTEIVYALGAESLLVGCDASSLYPEAATKLPQVGYVRALSSEGVLSLRPTLVLTVPEAGPPEALAQLRASGTPVLTVPAEPSLEGVRRKIRTVAQALDREAQGEALIRQLEADMAQVQTYLAERPSRPKVMFIYARGQGAANVAGRDTAAAEMIRLAGGVNAFDFEGYKPLTAEAAVAAAPEVILLPARGLESSGGIAGVLSMPGVNQTPAGRNRRIVAVDDLLLLGFGPRTGQGVMELARLLHPENAPEK, via the coding sequence ATGACCCTGAGACGTTGGTGTGCCGTTGTCGGGCTGGTCAGCCTTGGCCTGGGCATTCTGGGGGCCGGGAGCGGTTGTCGGCGCGATGTGACGACCCAGGCCGCGGTGCGGACGGTGACAGACGCCGCCGGGCAGCCGGTGGCCATCCGGGATGTGTCGCGGGTGGTCGCCGCCGGCGGGTCCGTCACCGAAATTGTCTATGCCTTGGGCGCAGAGTCGTTGCTGGTGGGGTGTGACGCATCGAGTCTCTACCCGGAAGCCGCCACGAAACTGCCGCAGGTGGGGTACGTCCGGGCCCTGTCGTCCGAAGGAGTCCTGTCACTGCGTCCGACGCTGGTGTTGACCGTCCCGGAAGCCGGTCCGCCGGAGGCGCTGGCGCAGTTGCGCGCCAGCGGGACACCGGTTCTGACCGTACCGGCTGAGCCTTCACTGGAAGGCGTCAGGCGCAAGATTCGCACTGTGGCGCAGGCGCTTGACCGCGAAGCCCAGGGCGAGGCGCTCATCCGGCAGTTGGAAGCTGACATGGCGCAGGTTCAGACCTACCTTGCCGAACGGCCTTCCAGACCGAAGGTGATGTTCATCTACGCCCGTGGGCAGGGCGCGGCCAACGTCGCCGGACGCGATACGGCGGCAGCGGAGATGATTCGGCTGGCGGGTGGCGTCAATGCCTTTGATTTTGAAGGCTACAAGCCGCTGACGGCCGAGGCGGCCGTGGCCGCGGCCCCGGAGGTCATTCTGCTCCCGGCGCGTGGATTGGAAAGCTCCGGCGGTATTGCCGGGGTGCTGTCCATGCCCGGTGTGAACCAGACTCCGGCCGGGCGCAACCGGCGGATTGTGGCGGTGGATGACCTGTTGCTGCTGGGCTTCGGCCCGCGAACCGGGCAGGGCGTCATGGAACTGGCGCGGTTGCTGCACCCCGAAAACGCACCCGAAAAGTGA
- a CDS encoding hemin-degrading factor yields MTTPNPAAELTTDAGYTAEDIAQQWSQLRQTEPKLRIRDAAAKLGVSEAQLVALGCGTTATRLSADWGDFIRELEALGPVMALTRNDGAVSEKDGHYRNVEIFAGHTRMGQVLDSGIDLRLFLDRWAIGFAVCEDSPRGPRRSFQFFDATGTAIHKTYLREASHVEAFEALSKRFAAPDQSREQAVSAPPPPVAEIPDAEVDVAGFRQGWRELKDTHDFIRLTHRFKLSRTQALRLAEPEMAWQVRPDSFGRILEEVAAARENIMIFVGNPGCIQIHSGPIHNVKLIGEWLNVLDDGFNLHVHEPKVHSAWVVKKPTVRGIVTGVEFFDATGEQIAILHAKRREGETPSPFWAELCECLTRVS; encoded by the coding sequence ATGACTACACCAAATCCAGCGGCTGAGTTGACAACCGACGCCGGCTATACGGCCGAAGACATTGCGCAGCAGTGGTCACAGTTGCGCCAGACCGAACCCAAACTCCGCATCCGTGACGCGGCTGCAAAGCTGGGCGTCAGCGAGGCCCAGCTTGTGGCACTGGGCTGTGGGACAACGGCCACCCGCCTGAGCGCCGACTGGGGCGACTTCATCCGCGAACTGGAAGCCCTGGGGCCCGTCATGGCGCTGACCCGCAATGACGGCGCGGTGAGCGAAAAGGACGGCCACTACCGGAACGTCGAAATCTTTGCCGGGCACACCCGGATGGGGCAGGTGCTCGACAGCGGCATTGATCTGCGGCTGTTCCTCGACCGCTGGGCCATCGGCTTTGCCGTGTGCGAAGACTCGCCCCGTGGGCCGCGCCGCAGTTTTCAGTTTTTTGACGCCACGGGCACGGCCATTCACAAAACCTACCTGCGGGAAGCCAGTCACGTGGAAGCTTTCGAGGCATTGAGCAAACGGTTTGCCGCGCCCGATCAGAGCCGGGAACAGGCTGTAAGTGCCCCGCCGCCGCCAGTGGCCGAAATCCCCGATGCCGAAGTGGATGTGGCCGGTTTTCGGCAGGGCTGGCGCGAACTCAAAGACACGCACGACTTCATCCGCCTGACACATCGCTTCAAGCTGAGCCGGACGCAGGCGCTCCGTCTGGCGGAACCGGAAATGGCCTGGCAGGTGCGCCCGGACAGCTTCGGACGCATTCTCGAAGAAGTCGCCGCCGCGCGGGAAAACATCATGATTTTCGTCGGCAACCCGGGCTGCATCCAGATTCACAGCGGGCCGATTCACAACGTCAAGCTCATTGGCGAGTGGCTCAACGTTCTGGATGACGGGTTCAACCTCCACGTTCACGAGCCGAAGGTCCACAGCGCCTGGGTGGTCAAAAAGCCGACGGTGCGCGGGATTGTGACCGGAGTGGAGTTTTTCGATGCAACCGGCGAACAGATTGCCATTCTCCATGCCAAACGCCGGGAAGGTGAGACGCCCTCTCCGTTCTGGGCGGAGCTGTGTGAGTGTCTGACGCGGGTTTCATGA
- a CDS encoding TonB-dependent receptor, which produces MTGSVTDGQGAPIAEASVLVRSVATGSTRMALTAADGTFTVGELRYGVYQIRVTREGFSDAVVEVRLAAPSATLDPIRLAPGTIREIVTITASRTVRDTMTTPEAVSVVTEQQLQERLPGTAADILRDLPGTYTQSQSFQTRPIIRGLEGNRVLVLVDGERLNHGRTPTSHVGNGVETGLVDVGTLEAIEVIRGAGSVLYGTEALGGTINFITRPPATVDSGVRVSSVVDPFFTSNGPGGRYGGSLSLATRRFTARVRQSFENFSDYTAGGPVEAGYASVVPQFDPVTRRVTGSTYRTNATRVEGRFFFTEQTFLRSSYERLASAPYRYPLQGTFDFLFSNRDKVNMGFVVRDLSPVIASVQISGYYQWQQRRDQVIVRALPALFQVTDRQINPTTGGFDGQVILTPFRNHIITAGISFYRDTSADDRIVIRGTLPTPPGGLTPAQAQTLAARIRTDGDVLRSLRNSQPRRDVPNANFQDLAFFVQDEYTPSRYVRLIGGLRVDGYRSRALDTPSYDIFNLIPPGTAGINGLESLRHANVAVTGSGGIVVSPIPAVSLVARVARSYREPNIYDRYNAGASHTLSPTTRSITIPNPNLRPETGINLDLGAKVRFTRFSGAFTYFRNNYANFISNFGAPVPGLAPIPNPIPGGVPLAVLQRQNLGRIRMQGIEAEFEAPFRLPDALRSSFVTLLGNLSVTRGDDLQANQPVDPFNFPVVPVKAVLGTRWNSATNRYWMEYRSRIVTTQRRLPPGSLYARPGTARLGFTVHDVRGGVNFDRERYGVALTLGVENLGNRFYQDLFSLFDAPARGRAFVAGVRLRFF; this is translated from the coding sequence TTGACCGGCAGCGTAACCGATGGGCAGGGAGCACCAATCGCCGAAGCCAGTGTGCTTGTCCGCAGTGTGGCGACCGGAAGTACGCGCATGGCCCTGACGGCCGCCGATGGCACGTTTACCGTCGGCGAACTGCGCTATGGCGTCTATCAAATCCGTGTCACACGGGAAGGATTTTCAGATGCCGTCGTCGAAGTGCGGCTTGCGGCACCAAGTGCAACCCTCGATCCCATTCGCCTTGCGCCGGGGACGATCCGGGAAATCGTCACCATCACGGCCAGCCGTACCGTTCGCGACACGATGACAACGCCGGAAGCCGTTTCGGTCGTGACGGAGCAGCAGTTGCAGGAACGGCTGCCGGGGACGGCCGCCGACATTCTCCGCGATTTGCCCGGAACTTATACCCAGTCGCAGAGCTTCCAGACGCGCCCCATCATCCGTGGACTCGAAGGAAACCGCGTGCTGGTGCTGGTGGATGGCGAGCGCCTCAACCACGGGCGCACGCCGACGAGCCACGTCGGCAATGGCGTCGAGACGGGACTGGTGGATGTCGGTACGCTGGAAGCCATTGAAGTCATCCGTGGGGCCGGGTCGGTGCTCTACGGCACGGAGGCGCTGGGCGGTACGATCAACTTCATCACGCGCCCGCCGGCCACGGTGGACAGCGGGGTGCGGGTGAGCAGCGTGGTTGATCCCTTTTTCACCTCGAACGGCCCCGGTGGACGCTACGGCGGCAGCCTGAGTCTGGCGACCCGCCGCTTCACGGCCCGCGTCCGGCAGTCGTTTGAAAACTTCAGCGACTACACGGCCGGCGGCCCCGTGGAAGCCGGCTATGCCTCGGTGGTGCCACAGTTTGACCCGGTGACGCGCCGGGTGACGGGTTCGACCTACCGGACGAATGCCACGCGCGTCGAAGGTCGGTTCTTCTTCACGGAGCAGACTTTCCTGCGGTCGAGTTATGAGCGGCTTGCGTCCGCGCCCTACCGGTATCCGCTTCAGGGCACGTTCGACTTCCTGTTCAGCAACCGCGACAAGGTCAATATGGGATTCGTCGTCCGTGATCTGTCACCGGTGATTGCCAGTGTCCAGATCAGCGGCTACTACCAGTGGCAGCAGCGGCGCGACCAGGTCATCGTACGGGCGTTGCCAGCGCTGTTTCAGGTCACGGACCGGCAGATCAATCCCACGACGGGCGGCTTTGATGGGCAGGTCATCCTGACGCCGTTCCGCAACCACATCATCACGGCCGGGATCAGTTTCTACCGGGACACCAGCGCCGATGATCGGATTGTCATCCGGGGAACATTGCCGACGCCGCCTGGCGGTCTGACCCCGGCTCAGGCGCAGACGCTGGCCGCGCGCATCCGTACCGACGGCGATGTGCTGCGTTCGCTGCGCAACAGCCAGCCCCGGCGGGATGTTCCGAACGCCAACTTTCAGGACCTGGCCTTTTTCGTGCAGGACGAATACACCCCCAGCCGTTATGTGCGGCTGATCGGCGGGCTGCGGGTGGATGGCTACCGTTCACGAGCGCTGGATACACCGAGTTACGACATCTTCAACCTCATACCGCCCGGAACGGCTGGTATCAACGGTCTGGAGTCGCTGCGCCATGCGAATGTGGCCGTCACGGGGTCGGGCGGCATCGTCGTCAGCCCTATCCCGGCGGTCAGTCTCGTGGCGCGGGTGGCGCGCAGTTACCGCGAACCGAACATCTATGACCGCTACAATGCCGGGGCATCCCACACGCTTAGCCCGACGACGCGCAGTATCACGATTCCAAACCCGAACCTGCGCCCGGAAACCGGCATCAATCTCGATCTGGGAGCGAAGGTGCGCTTCACGCGGTTTTCAGGCGCCTTTACCTATTTCCGAAACAACTACGCCAACTTCATCAGCAACTTCGGCGCGCCAGTGCCGGGGCTAGCGCCGATACCCAATCCGATTCCAGGGGGCGTGCCGCTGGCCGTGCTTCAGCGCCAGAACCTCGGCCGCATCCGCATGCAGGGGATTGAAGCCGAGTTTGAAGCGCCCTTCCGGCTGCCCGATGCATTGCGGTCATCGTTCGTGACGCTGCTGGGCAATCTGAGTGTGACGCGCGGAGATGACCTGCAGGCGAACCAGCCGGTGGACCCGTTCAACTTTCCGGTCGTGCCGGTCAAAGCCGTGCTGGGGACGCGCTGGAACTCGGCCACGAACCGCTACTGGATGGAGTATCGGTCGCGCATCGTCACGACCCAGCGCCGGTTGCCGCCCGGCAGCCTCTACGCACGGCCGGGCACGGCACGCCTGGGTTTCACGGTGCACGACGTGCGCGGCGGCGTCAACTTTGACCGCGAACGCTACGGTGTGGCGCTGACCCTTGGGGTGGAAAACCTGGGCAATCGCTTTTACCAGGACCTGTTTTCACTGTTCGATGCGCCGGCGCGGGGGCGTGCGTTCGTCGCCGGAGTGCGGTTGCGGTTTTTCTAA
- a CDS encoding complex I subunit 4 family protein, translating to MTFLDSGLLLVLLIVAPVMGALVIAALAATSAEAGRRYALTVALTTALLTCGLSWRLIGRQTDPALVVNAPWIPTLGIWFHLAVDGLSLWLILLVTLLTPLAMLASTAITTRRHIYFMLVLLFESGLIGVFLARDLVTFYVFWEVVLIPAYFLIGLWGGENRLAAVTKFFLYTVAGSLLMLAAIIGLYVTHGQATGRYTFDLETLVKARNLLSPDLRQWCFWGFAIAFFVKIPVFPLHTWQADTYAECPTPITALLAGAMSKMGTYALVRFGVGLFPEEAQAWALPVLVLAVVSILHGALVAMVQTDLKRLLAYSSLSHLGFVTLGVFSFTAYGVEGAMFHMVAHGVTTGALFLLVAMLETRRQTTDLGEFGGLAQAMPRFAFLMVLASLASAGVPFTNGFIGEFLTLLGAFTATPGRWFAVVAASGMVLSAVYLLTAVRRTLFGPHKATFEMPDADWREVLTVVPLAALMLVMGIAPRFFLEATRPAVPPVVTATSRPS from the coding sequence GTGACGTTCCTTGATTCCGGACTGTTGCTCGTCCTTCTGATTGTTGCGCCGGTGATGGGCGCGCTCGTCATTGCCGCTTTGGCGGCTACGTCGGCCGAAGCCGGCCGGCGGTACGCCCTGACCGTGGCGCTGACAACGGCGCTGCTGACCTGCGGGCTGTCGTGGCGGCTGATTGGCCGCCAGACCGACCCGGCGCTCGTCGTCAATGCACCGTGGATTCCCACGCTGGGCATCTGGTTTCACCTGGCCGTGGATGGTCTCAGCCTGTGGCTGATCCTGCTGGTGACGCTGCTGACGCCGCTGGCGATGCTGGCCAGTACGGCGATCACGACCCGGCGCCACATCTACTTCATGCTGGTGCTGCTGTTTGAAAGCGGGCTGATCGGCGTTTTTCTGGCGCGCGACCTGGTGACGTTCTATGTGTTCTGGGAAGTCGTGCTCATCCCGGCCTACTTCCTCATCGGCCTGTGGGGCGGGGAGAACCGTCTGGCAGCCGTCACCAAATTTTTCCTCTACACCGTTGCCGGAAGCCTGCTGATGCTTGCGGCGATCATCGGCCTCTATGTGACGCACGGTCAAGCCACCGGGCGCTATACCTTTGACCTGGAAACGCTCGTCAAGGCGCGCAATCTGCTTTCGCCGGACCTGCGCCAGTGGTGCTTCTGGGGGTTTGCCATTGCGTTTTTCGTCAAAATTCCGGTGTTTCCGCTCCACACCTGGCAGGCTGACACCTACGCCGAGTGCCCGACGCCCATCACAGCGCTGCTGGCGGGGGCTATGTCGAAAATGGGCACCTATGCCCTCGTCCGGTTTGGCGTCGGACTGTTTCCCGAAGAGGCCCAGGCGTGGGCGCTGCCGGTGCTGGTGCTGGCCGTGGTCAGCATCCTGCACGGGGCGCTGGTCGCCATGGTGCAGACCGATCTGAAACGGCTGCTGGCCTATTCATCGCTCAGTCACCTGGGGTTCGTAACGCTGGGGGTCTTTTCGTTCACGGCGTATGGCGTCGAAGGCGCGATGTTTCACATGGTGGCGCACGGCGTCACAACCGGCGCGCTCTTTCTGCTCGTCGCCATGCTGGAAACCCGGCGGCAGACGACCGACCTGGGCGAGTTTGGCGGTTTGGCCCAAGCGATGCCCCGGTTTGCCTTCCTGATGGTTCTGGCCAGCCTGGCCTCAGCCGGCGTACCGTTCACCAACGGCTTCATCGGTGAGTTCCTGACTCTGCTGGGGGCTTTCACGGCCACGCCGGGACGCTGGTTTGCCGTCGTGGCGGCCAGCGGCATGGTGTTGTCGGCGGTGTATCTGCTGACGGCCGTGCGGCGTACGCTTTTTGGGCCGCACAAAGCCACCTTCGAGATGCCGGATGCCGACTGGCGGGAAGTGCTGACCGTGGTGCCGCTGGCAGCTCTGATGCTGGTGATGGGCATCGCCCCCCGGTTCTTTCTGGAGGCCACGCGCCCGGCGGTGCCGCCGGTGGTCACGGCAACCTCCCGCCCGTCCTGA